From Maylandia zebra isolate NMK-2024a linkage group LG11, Mzebra_GT3a, whole genome shotgun sequence, one genomic window encodes:
- the LOC143420946 gene encoding uncharacterized protein LOC143420946, whose product MTDDFKEKMTNFAGINSHTSNLQERSHPVFVPSKARQGCRKRLGSNVRRSSCSPTAAELQNTSPTLNQSTASPAVNQPQEITAMRNEAPDLNQMGHTQSKCSTNSTKAQQTELSQEVLRKQQAQCKCSAHKGRKRENCKVQFDNVMQGSPSQSNQEANAAQITNTEQLWDLSNRLHPQGGIEVNREESICVKDVLNDKKLFKVGRNIPSCSPLLEDKDQTGRESHPKLLPGAEDRERLHGNSNPCIMPRSPVLPGSSSIGTVGKSGAALTLLDLQHSFSKSEAHRKFNSSITHAAVNLRDNVVCGKKHNFYGINCYYIHG is encoded by the exons ATGACAGATGATTTCAAGGAAAAAATGACTAACTTTGCTGGGATTAATTCACACACGTCAAACCTG CAAGAAAGGTCGCATCCTGTGTTTGTTCCTTCTAAAGCAAGGCAAGGATGTAGAAAAAGACTGGGGAGCAATGTCAGGAGGAGCAGCTGCAGTCCCACTGCTGCTGAACTCCAAAATACATCTCCAACTCTAAACCAAAGCACTGCCTCGCCTGCTGTGAACCAACCACAAGAGATCACAGCTATGCGTAATGAGGCACCAGATCTGAACCAAATGGGTCATACTCAATCAAAGTGCAGCACTAACTCCACAAAGGCACAGCAGACTGAGCTGTCCCAGGAGGTCTTACGCAAGCAGCAAGCTCAGTGCAAATGCTCTGCGCATAAGGGCAGAAAGAGGGAAAACTGCAAAGTCCAGTTTGACAATGTCATGCAAGGATCCCCGTCACAGAGCAACCAAGAGGCTAACGCTGCCCAGATCACAAACACAGAGCAACTCTGGGACCTGTCCAACCGCCTACATCCCCAAGGAGGGATAGAAGTCAACAGAGAGGAAAGCATCTGTGTAAAGGATGTGCTAAATgacaaaaaactttttaaagttgGAAGAAATATACCCAGCTGTAGTCCACTACTTGAAGACAAAGACCAGACGGGCAGGGAATCACATCCCAAATTGTTACCAGGAGCAGAGGACAGAGAGCGGCTACATGGCAACTCTAATCCGTGCATCATGCCACGCTCTCCTGTCCTGCCAGGCAGTTCTTCCATTGGGACTGTGGGTAAATCAGGTGCAGCCCTGACCCTATTAGACCTTCAACATTCATTCAGCAAGTCAGAGGCTCATCGCAAGTTCAACAGCTCCATCACTCATGCCGCTGTGAACCTTAGAGACAACGTAGTCTGTgggaaaaaacacaacttcTATGGGATTAACTGCTACTACATCCATGGATGA
- the spmip4 gene encoding sperm-associated microtubule inner protein 4 translates to MSQVFSSHMEPSLTSGFRADLNRHYPCGYGGTIPGSITNQRCNSSDGRNKSHVRLNDQLIPKPTDINIAEKMIKIAIPKEHPYSSHISRFAMFPSFHSPDDPHTGVRAASQSFLNLSIPNSAPDITLLSKTKGAPYRLESLETPLKTRKKAVMWTGEHGFFDHAKPAKGESQVFYPTPPKMVLPNLKLRDWDLTLSERTSNILKNMEKTLWVTSYQMHYTACLLSCLLSLTPTGRSRWPRPSLTLVLLEVSSC, encoded by the exons ATGAGTCAGGTCTTCAGCAGCCACATGGAGCCTTCACTCACCAGTGGATTCAGGGCTGATTTAAATAGACATTATCCCTGCGGTTATGGAGGAACCATACCTGG GAGTATCACCAATCAACGCTGTAACAGCAGTGATGGCAGAAACAAAAGTCATGTTCGACTTAATGACCAACT aatACCAAAACCAACGGACATAAATATAGC GGAGAAAATGATAAAGATTGCCATCCCAAAAGAGCATCCCTATTCATCGCACATCTCTCGTTTTGCAATGTTCCCATCCTTCCACTCACCAGATGACCCACATACAGGAGTCAGAGCTGCGTCTCAATCTTTCCTCAACCTCAGTATCCCAAATAGTGCACCTGATATCACTCTGCTAAGCAAAACTAAAG GTGCTCCATATAGACTTGAGAGCTTAGAAACACCACTGAAAACAAGGAAGAAGGCTGTTATGTGGACAGGAGAACATGGCTTTTTTGAT CATGCAAAACCAGCGAAGGGAGAGAGCCAGGTTTTCTACCCCACTCCCCCAAAGATGGTGCTGCCCAACCTGAAACTTCGAGACTGGGATTTGACGCTATCGGAGAGGACAAGCAACATCCTGAAAAACATGGAGAAGACCCTTTGGGTCACTTCCTACCAAATGCACTACACAG catgtcttttatcctgtcttctttctctcaccccaaccggtcgcagcagatggccccgcccctccctgaccctggttctgctggaggtttcttcctgttaa